The proteins below come from a single Natrinema sp. SYSU A 869 genomic window:
- a CDS encoding SagB family peptide dehydrogenase — MPIGTADYHEQTKHSPRSVREGGHGLDFDNKPRPYKEYTDLPAVPIAERIRPPQQPALSTITESTPDGDSRRGRSPDLETVATLCYYAAGITKRIDKQGHSLRFRAAATTGALYHVDLYVVCGDLAGDDEADASTADLEAGVYHFDPRTLSLDVLREGDYRGVLANASGDTGVADAPLSVVATSTWWRNAWKYGDRTFRHAFWDSGTTLANLLAVAHALDHRADIVTGFADRPIVDLLGLEPEREAPLEIVPIGAGDTVPKSDSDPADIESINPDTEPLSPTEKSFPLIHDAWAAGTLESGAAADSWRSGRPAGSIGTRDPGDGERIALEPVDAETASSRPLHRTIRRRGSCREYARESISFRKLSTVLDRAVRGVPMDVGRQGDPPLSFVDPYLIVNGVDGLESGTYQYHPAAGELERLRTGECRSEAGHLALDQRLAADAAVCIYFLTDLAELVDALGDRGYRAAQLEASLTAGRLYLGTYAHRTLGGTGLTFYDDIVTDFFEPRAGGQTPMFLYTMGRPV, encoded by the coding sequence ATGCCGATCGGAACAGCCGACTACCACGAACAGACGAAACACTCGCCCAGAAGTGTCCGTGAGGGCGGTCACGGGCTGGATTTCGACAACAAGCCGCGGCCGTACAAGGAGTACACGGACCTGCCTGCAGTTCCGATCGCCGAACGGATTCGACCGCCACAGCAGCCGGCGCTGTCGACGATCACCGAGTCGACACCCGACGGTGACTCGAGGCGAGGGCGGAGTCCCGACCTCGAGACCGTCGCGACCCTGTGCTACTACGCCGCGGGCATCACGAAGCGGATCGACAAACAAGGACACTCCCTCCGCTTCCGCGCCGCGGCGACCACCGGTGCGCTCTACCACGTCGATCTGTATGTCGTCTGTGGCGATCTCGCGGGCGACGACGAAGCCGACGCCTCAACGGCCGATCTCGAGGCCGGCGTCTACCACTTCGACCCGCGGACGCTGTCGCTGGATGTCCTCCGCGAGGGGGACTACCGCGGCGTCCTCGCGAACGCTAGCGGCGACACAGGCGTCGCCGACGCGCCGCTATCGGTCGTCGCGACCTCGACGTGGTGGCGAAACGCTTGGAAGTACGGTGATCGGACGTTCCGCCACGCCTTCTGGGACTCCGGGACGACGCTCGCGAACCTGCTGGCGGTGGCCCACGCGCTCGACCACCGCGCCGACATCGTCACCGGCTTCGCCGATCGACCCATCGTCGACCTGCTCGGCCTCGAGCCCGAGCGCGAAGCGCCCCTCGAGATCGTGCCGATCGGCGCGGGCGACACTGTTCCCAAGTCCGATTCCGATCCCGCCGATATCGAGTCGATCAACCCCGATACCGAACCGCTCTCGCCGACCGAGAAGTCGTTCCCGCTGATCCACGACGCGTGGGCGGCCGGTACCCTCGAGAGCGGTGCCGCGGCGGACTCCTGGCGATCCGGGCGGCCGGCGGGATCGATCGGGACCCGTGATCCGGGCGACGGCGAACGGATCGCGCTCGAGCCGGTCGATGCCGAGACGGCCTCGAGTCGGCCGCTCCATCGAACGATCCGTCGCCGCGGCTCTTGTCGCGAGTACGCACGCGAGTCGATCAGTTTCCGCAAACTCTCGACCGTGCTCGACCGGGCCGTCCGCGGCGTGCCGATGGACGTCGGCCGGCAGGGGGACCCGCCGCTCTCGTTCGTCGACCCCTATCTGATCGTCAACGGCGTCGACGGACTCGAATCGGGGACGTATCAGTATCACCCGGCCGCGGGCGAACTCGAGCGACTTCGGACCGGCGAGTGTCGCAGCGAGGCGGGCCACCTCGCACTGGACCAGCGACTGGCCGCCGACGCCGCGGTCTGCATTTATTTCCTGACCGACCTCGCGGAACTCGTCGACGCGCTCGGTGATCGTGGCTACCGGGCGGCACAGCTCGAGGCGTCGTTGACGGCCGGCCGGCTGTATCTGGGGACCTATGCACATCGGACTCTCGGCGGGACCGGACTGACGTTCTACGACGACATCGTCACGGATTTCTTCGAGCCCCGAGCCGGGGGACAGACGCCGATGTTTCTGTATACGATGGGCCGGCCGGTGTGA
- a CDS encoding DUF892 family protein: MSTTTITPHDALTTELERLYYVERELCDELETLAADVSIDVLDDGRVTECRERLRETIDDHCDETQRHCERIEDAFDTLGEEPATRQVPEFDGLLADKEKFNNVILNDELRPLYYIETALKLEAIECTVYETAMALANSLESEDGENIVDALRPNYDDERAMRTELESLSDSDAVETLLAASPVGNASRGSLDRR; the protein is encoded by the coding sequence ATGAGCACGACAACGATTACACCCCACGACGCACTCACGACCGAGCTGGAACGCCTCTACTACGTCGAACGGGAACTCTGCGACGAACTCGAGACACTGGCGGCCGACGTCTCGATCGACGTGTTAGACGATGGCCGCGTCACGGAGTGTCGAGAGCGACTGCGAGAGACCATCGACGACCACTGCGACGAGACCCAGCGACACTGCGAGCGCATCGAGGACGCCTTCGACACGCTCGGCGAGGAGCCCGCAACCAGGCAGGTCCCGGAGTTCGACGGCCTACTCGCCGACAAGGAGAAATTCAATAACGTCATCTTGAACGACGAACTCCGGCCACTGTACTACATCGAGACCGCCCTGAAACTCGAGGCCATCGAATGTACGGTCTACGAGACGGCGATGGCGCTCGCGAACTCGCTCGAGAGTGAGGACGGCGAGAACATCGTCGACGCGCTGCGGCCGAACTACGACGATGAACGGGCAATGCGAACCGAACTCGAGTCGCTGTCGGACAGCGACGCCGTCGAGACGTTGCTCGCGGCGAGCCCGGTCGGCAACGCTAGCCGCGGCTCACTCGACCGACGATAA
- a CDS encoding DUF368 domain-containing protein: MEYEQPEVADDRIELLRAYGYGLCMGAADALPGVSGGTVALLLGFYGRLIAAVTALTPRRAIAVLRAYRPERRARAREALLEMDLQFLVPLGVGMVTSVVLIAEIVSSLAESHPIAVFGFFTGLIAASAITLGRSLEFSSPAHVGAAVVGATLALLVAADIVQLPGGGPVVIVVAGAIAVSAMILPGISGSLILILLGQYIFLSDELSEFVRAGADLLGGGSLAAVVDPGTTVVLFVAGGVVGLVTIARVVRAALARNRELTLVFLVSLIAGSVPAPLHNIAEEHAWTTETIALTAAWAAVGAVALFALEYLVGGFDPE, translated from the coding sequence ATGGAGTATGAGCAACCCGAGGTCGCCGACGACCGCATCGAACTGCTGCGGGCCTACGGCTACGGGCTCTGCATGGGTGCGGCCGACGCCCTGCCCGGCGTCTCTGGCGGGACCGTCGCGCTCCTGCTCGGCTTCTACGGTCGGCTGATCGCCGCAGTCACCGCGCTCACGCCCCGCCGAGCGATCGCCGTGCTGCGGGCCTATCGACCCGAGCGCCGGGCTCGAGCGCGGGAAGCGCTCCTCGAGATGGACCTGCAGTTCCTCGTGCCGCTGGGCGTCGGCATGGTCACCTCGGTCGTCCTCATCGCGGAGATCGTCTCGTCGCTCGCGGAATCCCACCCGATCGCAGTATTCGGCTTTTTCACCGGGCTGATCGCTGCTTCGGCGATCACGCTCGGCCGGAGTCTCGAGTTTTCCTCGCCGGCGCACGTCGGCGCTGCAGTCGTGGGTGCGACGCTCGCGCTGCTGGTCGCCGCCGATATCGTCCAGTTACCCGGCGGCGGGCCGGTCGTGATCGTCGTCGCCGGCGCGATCGCGGTCAGCGCGATGATCCTGCCGGGAATCTCCGGCTCGCTGATCCTGATCCTGCTCGGCCAGTACATCTTCCTCTCCGACGAACTGAGCGAATTCGTCCGCGCCGGCGCGGACCTGCTCGGCGGCGGCTCGCTCGCGGCCGTCGTCGATCCGGGAACGACCGTGGTGCTGTTCGTCGCCGGCGGGGTCGTCGGCCTCGTCACCATCGCTCGCGTCGTGCGCGCCGCGCTGGCCCGCAACCGCGAGTTGACCCTCGTCTTCCTAGTCAGCCTCATCGCCGGCTCGGTTCCGGCCCCGCTGCACAACATCGCCGAGGAGCACGCGTGGACCACCGAAACGATCGCGCTGACGGCCGCGTGGGCCGCAGTGGGCGCGGTCGCACTGTTCGCCCTCGAGTATCTCGTCGGCGGGTTCGATCCGGAGTGA
- a CDS encoding TrkA C-terminal domain-containing protein, producing the protein MYALVSLIIIISLSMLVVRVGTVALTMTGLSTEVASFQSLSAYSGAGFTTDEAEEITEYPSRRRTVKMLMRLGNVGLVTTIASLVISFADPVTRLRRLGILVVVCLLLLALARSTWFNDLLTPVIKLGLSQSARFQLRDYTGLLNLDREYCVGDFAVDEGEWVAGERLGDLELRSSEGVTVLGIEREDGTYIGAPSGEHRIHAGDRVIAYGQEERLRELADRGEGDDAAHEAAKRSHDRQLDRERDIDPKRPLSAIRE; encoded by the coding sequence ATGTACGCACTCGTCTCCCTGATCATCATCATCTCGCTGTCGATGCTCGTCGTTCGAGTGGGCACCGTCGCGCTGACGATGACCGGGCTCTCGACGGAGGTCGCCTCCTTCCAGTCGCTGTCGGCCTACTCGGGGGCCGGGTTCACGACCGACGAGGCCGAGGAGATCACCGAGTATCCCAGCCGCCGCCGAACGGTCAAGATGCTCATGCGGCTGGGCAACGTCGGCCTCGTCACGACGATCGCCTCGCTGGTCATCTCCTTCGCCGATCCGGTGACGCGGCTCCGACGATTGGGTATTCTCGTCGTCGTCTGTCTCCTTCTGCTCGCGCTTGCTCGCAGCACGTGGTTCAACGACCTGCTCACGCCCGTCATCAAACTAGGGCTGTCCCAGTCCGCGCGGTTCCAGCTCCGCGACTACACCGGTCTCCTGAACCTCGACCGGGAGTACTGCGTCGGCGATTTCGCCGTCGACGAGGGCGAGTGGGTGGCCGGCGAGCGCCTCGGCGACCTCGAGTTGCGCTCGTCGGAGGGAGTGACGGTTCTCGGCATCGAGCGCGAGGACGGCACGTACATCGGCGCGCCGTCCGGCGAACACAGAATTCACGCCGGCGATCGGGTCATCGCGTACGGGCAGGAAGAACGGCTGCGGGAGCTGGCCGATCGCGGCGAGGGCGACGACGCGGCTCACGAGGCGGCCAAGCGATCCCACGACCGCCAGCTCGACCGCGAGCGTGACATCGATCCGAAGCGGCCACTGTCCGCGATTCGAGAGTGA
- a CDS encoding aldo/keto reductase, with the protein MNYRRLGSTGRAISEVGLGTWNIGGDWGDVDDETGRDVVRAAIDADIDFIDTADVYGDGRSERHIGHVLDERDAHDDVFIATKAGRRLDPHEADRYDYDTLAAFVDRSRENLREETLDLLQLHCPPTEAYYQPSTFEALERLKDEAKIAHAGVSVEKVEEALKAIEYDVVETVQLVFNPFRQRPAELFFERARREDIGVIVRVPYASGLLTGALEREQSFPEDDHRNFNREGEAFDVGETFAGVPYETGHDAVDALEPYVPEGLSLADLTLRWILDHEAVSTVIPGTTSPDHVRSNAAASELKPLSNRVHGAVRDVYEESVFEHVHHRW; encoded by the coding sequence GTGAACTATCGACGACTCGGTTCGACCGGACGTGCGATCTCCGAGGTCGGCCTCGGGACCTGGAACATCGGCGGCGACTGGGGCGATGTCGACGACGAGACCGGCCGCGATGTCGTCCGCGCTGCTATCGACGCGGATATCGACTTCATCGACACCGCCGACGTGTACGGCGATGGCCGCAGCGAGCGCCACATCGGTCACGTCCTCGACGAGCGCGACGCCCACGACGACGTGTTCATTGCGACGAAAGCGGGGCGGCGGCTCGACCCCCACGAGGCCGACCGCTACGACTACGATACCCTCGCTGCGTTCGTCGACCGGAGCCGCGAGAACCTCCGCGAGGAGACGCTCGACCTCCTCCAGTTGCACTGTCCACCGACCGAGGCGTACTACCAGCCGTCGACGTTCGAGGCACTCGAGCGGCTGAAAGACGAGGCCAAAATCGCTCACGCCGGTGTCAGCGTCGAGAAAGTCGAGGAGGCGCTCAAGGCCATCGAGTACGACGTCGTCGAGACCGTCCAGCTCGTCTTCAATCCCTTCCGCCAGCGACCGGCGGAGCTGTTCTTCGAGCGGGCCCGAAGGGAAGACATCGGCGTGATCGTCCGCGTGCCGTACGCGTCGGGGCTGTTGACGGGCGCACTCGAGCGCGAGCAGTCGTTCCCGGAAGACGATCACCGGAACTTCAATCGCGAGGGCGAGGCCTTCGACGTCGGCGAGACGTTCGCCGGCGTCCCCTACGAGACGGGCCACGACGCCGTCGACGCGCTCGAGCCGTACGTCCCCGAGGGACTGTCGCTGGCGGATCTAACGCTCCGGTGGATTCTCGACCACGAGGCGGTCTCGACGGTCATTCCGGGGACGACCTCGCCGGACCACGTCCGAAGCAACGCGGCCGCCTCGGAGCTGAAACCTCTCTCGAATCGGGTTCACGGCGCCGTCCGGGACGTCTACGAGGAGTCCGTGTTCGAGCACGTCCACCATCGCTGGTAG
- a CDS encoding DUF2267 domain-containing protein: MERNDFYQSVEQQANLGDEADARDATQAVLSALGERLDDTRSQRLDGDLPAEIGDHLAEGPSGRALSADEFRSRVAERTDRTDGRDPDQLSRAVIGALLEHVDEDEADGLRERLEEFGYDEIVPESGPGAER; this comes from the coding sequence ATGGAGCGCAACGATTTCTACCAATCCGTCGAACAGCAGGCGAATCTCGGAGACGAAGCCGACGCTCGAGACGCGACGCAGGCGGTGCTGTCTGCCCTCGGCGAGCGGCTGGACGACACCCGTTCGCAGCGTCTCGACGGCGACCTGCCCGCTGAGATCGGCGACCACCTCGCCGAGGGGCCGTCGGGCCGAGCACTCTCCGCCGACGAGTTCCGCTCGCGCGTCGCGGAGCGAACCGACCGCACCGACGGGCGCGATCCGGACCAGCTCTCGCGAGCCGTCATCGGGGCGCTGCTCGAGCACGTCGACGAGGACGAAGCCGACGGGCTGCGCGAGCGACTCGAGGAGTTCGGCTACGACGAAATCGTCCCCGAGTCCGGCCCGGGTGCCGAACGCTAA
- a CDS encoding DUF892 family protein → MNIETLEDLFGSQLQHAYYVERTHVELLAEMAADATNDDLADRFATHRDETEQQVERLEDVFEALGRQPRASRSRTADGLAESRQARRADDESPPEYVDLEIGLAAERLEIRSYEGLVTLAGRLAYATDIVEPLEETLEEERAMLQRLEDLETEISVVDSLETGRA, encoded by the coding sequence ATGAATATCGAAACGCTCGAGGACCTGTTCGGCTCTCAGTTACAGCACGCCTACTACGTCGAACGCACCCATGTCGAACTGCTCGCGGAGATGGCGGCCGACGCCACGAACGACGACCTCGCGGACCGGTTCGCGACCCACCGCGACGAAACCGAACAACAGGTCGAGCGGCTCGAGGACGTCTTCGAGGCGCTCGGTCGGCAGCCACGTGCGAGTCGGTCGCGGACGGCCGACGGCCTCGCTGAGTCGCGACAGGCTCGCAGGGCCGACGACGAGTCGCCGCCTGAGTACGTCGACCTCGAGATCGGCCTCGCGGCGGAGCGCCTCGAGATCCGGTCCTATGAGGGACTGGTCACGCTGGCGGGTCGACTCGCCTACGCGACCGATATCGTTGAACCGCTCGAGGAGACGCTCGAGGAAGAGCGGGCGATGCTGCAGCGACTCGAGGATCTCGAGACCGAGATCTCAGTCGTCGACTCGCTGGAAACGGGGCGCGCGTAG
- a CDS encoding saccharopine dehydrogenase NADP-binding domain-containing protein: protein MPSLLIYGSYGFVGDLIAREATDRGLDPILAGRDGDQLREQVDDLEQPGRRFALEDPEIVADALEDIDCVLNCAGPFSNTAAPLVEGCLRSGTDYVDITGEIPVIESIEDRDDEATEAGITLLPAAALSTVPMDCLAAHLAERLPAATHLALGVDSFRVPSVGTVRTVLEGADTGGAVRRDGRIEGVPTAWRTREIDFGRGTRPAVTMPMGDISTAHYTTGIPNVEMYAVMPQPARLALKSHRYLAPLFESMPIRWALKRLAGIREGPSKRARQRGSAYVWGEARTGDGERVVSRLRTPDPYVVTTDAAVTVAERVLEGGVENGFQTPAGAFGPEFVFELDDVAGFFDESTPDETSPVSPLLQ, encoded by the coding sequence ATGCCGTCGCTCCTCATTTACGGCTCGTACGGCTTCGTCGGGGACCTGATTGCTCGCGAGGCGACCGACCGCGGACTGGATCCGATTCTCGCCGGCCGTGACGGTGATCAGCTCCGCGAGCAGGTCGACGACCTCGAGCAACCGGGCCGTCGGTTCGCCCTCGAGGACCCCGAAATCGTCGCGGACGCACTCGAGGACATCGACTGCGTCCTGAATTGTGCCGGCCCGTTCTCGAACACTGCAGCGCCGCTCGTCGAGGGCTGTCTGCGGAGCGGGACGGATTACGTCGACATCACAGGCGAGATCCCCGTCATCGAGTCGATCGAAGATCGGGACGACGAGGCGACCGAGGCCGGTATCACGCTCCTACCGGCCGCCGCGCTCTCGACGGTACCGATGGACTGCCTCGCCGCACACCTCGCCGAGCGGCTCCCGGCGGCGACCCACCTCGCGCTGGGCGTCGACTCGTTCCGAGTGCCGTCAGTCGGCACAGTGCGGACGGTGCTCGAGGGTGCTGATACCGGCGGGGCCGTCCGTCGCGACGGCCGCATCGAGGGCGTGCCGACGGCGTGGCGAACCCGCGAAATCGACTTCGGTCGCGGGACCCGGCCAGCCGTCACGATGCCGATGGGCGATATCTCAACCGCCCACTACACGACCGGAATTCCGAACGTCGAGATGTACGCGGTGATGCCCCAGCCCGCACGACTGGCATTGAAATCGCATCGCTACCTCGCGCCGCTGTTCGAGTCGATGCCGATCCGATGGGCGCTGAAGCGATTGGCCGGGATCCGCGAGGGGCCGTCGAAGCGGGCTCGCCAACGCGGCTCGGCGTACGTCTGGGGCGAGGCCAGGACCGGTGACGGTGAGCGCGTCGTCTCCAGACTACGGACGCCGGATCCGTACGTCGTCACCACCGACGCGGCCGTGACGGTCGCCGAACGAGTGCTCGAGGGCGGCGTCGAGAACGGGTTCCAGACGCCCGCCGGCGCGTTCGGCCCCGAGTTCGTCTTCGAACTCGACGATGTGGCGGGCTTTTTCGACGAGTCGACGCCGGACGAGACATCGCCGGTGAGTCCGCTGCTCCAGTGA
- a CDS encoding YIP1 family protein — MVRSALRSLSLLLCDPAAFFEDHDSAATLPIAAILVIGLAVALGLSTLAVGSMLAESMDATVMMDNPNRPPEWVCEQHSSDMMADNCDEPAKIERDAGTLVSEAVTDYLGHVVIMPFILWALGSVVLFGAARLAGGTPSVGGTIALAGWAALPEFFRLGVGLLALRLALADVTITNPERGVAVLESALAPVEPFIAVATVLTVLWQWYLLTGGLEREANLSRGAAATAVGVPLGLWLGMALI; from the coding sequence ATGGTTCGATCCGCCCTGCGATCGCTCTCCCTGCTCCTCTGCGATCCGGCCGCGTTCTTCGAGGACCACGATTCGGCGGCGACGCTTCCGATCGCCGCGATCCTCGTAATTGGCCTGGCCGTCGCACTCGGGCTGTCGACTCTCGCGGTGGGGTCGATGCTCGCCGAATCGATGGACGCGACAGTGATGATGGACAACCCCAATCGGCCACCAGAGTGGGTCTGCGAACAGCACAGTTCCGACATGATGGCCGACAACTGCGACGAACCCGCGAAGATCGAGCGTGACGCCGGCACGCTCGTCTCTGAGGCGGTGACCGATTACCTCGGGCACGTGGTGATCATGCCGTTCATCCTCTGGGCCCTCGGAAGCGTCGTCCTGTTCGGTGCCGCGCGACTCGCGGGTGGAACGCCGTCCGTCGGCGGGACGATCGCGCTGGCCGGCTGGGCCGCCCTCCCGGAGTTCTTCCGACTGGGCGTCGGACTCCTCGCGTTACGCCTCGCCCTCGCGGACGTGACGATCACCAATCCCGAACGTGGCGTAGCGGTCCTCGAGTCGGCACTCGCACCCGTCGAGCCGTTCATAGCGGTCGCAACCGTCCTCACCGTGCTCTGGCAGTGGTACCTGCTCACCGGCGGGCTCGAACGAGAGGCAAACCTCTCTCGAGGGGCCGCCGCGACGGCGGTCGGCGTTCCACTGGGGCTCTGGCTTGGTATGGCACTCATTTGA
- a CDS encoding DUF1059 domain-containing protein encodes MTYQYECSEGSCQFLLRSSSSDEVERLVRAHVRMVHNGRIDSTDLKRGTDRIELA; translated from the coding sequence ATGACCTATCAATACGAGTGTTCGGAAGGGAGCTGTCAGTTTCTGCTCCGCTCGAGCAGTTCTGACGAGGTAGAGCGACTCGTCCGCGCACACGTCCGGATGGTTCACAACGGCCGGATCGATTCGACGGACCTCAAGCGGGGCACGGATCGGATCGAACTCGCGTAA
- a CDS encoding ORC1-type DNA replication protein, which produces MGDDPEEGMLSWDESVFRNEHVFEIDYVPETFKHREGQTQSLTYALRPAVRGSRPLNVVVRGPPGTGKTTAIQKLFDEVGAQTSEVRTIRVNCQVNATRYSVFSRLFEGTFDYEPPSSGISFKKLFGQIAEKLVEEDKVLVVALDDINYLFYENEASDTLYSLLRAHEEYPGAKIGVAVVSSDPALDVIDELDSRVQSVFRPEDVYFPVYDQPEIVDILEERVNRGFHEDVIDRDTLEYVAELTAESGDLRVGIDLLRRAGLNAEMRASRTVERQDVEDAYEKSKYINLSRSLSGLTDTEQALLEVIAEHDGEQAGEVYEVFHDRTDLGYTRYSEIVNKLDQLGLIDADYAEVDGRGRSRSLTLSYEKDAVLERLE; this is translated from the coding sequence ATGGGAGACGACCCCGAAGAGGGGATGTTGTCGTGGGACGAATCCGTGTTCAGAAACGAGCACGTCTTCGAAATCGACTATGTTCCCGAGACGTTCAAGCACCGCGAGGGCCAGACCCAGAGCCTGACGTATGCGCTGCGCCCGGCGGTGCGGGGGTCACGGCCGCTGAACGTCGTGGTTCGGGGGCCGCCCGGAACCGGGAAAACAACGGCGATCCAAAAGCTGTTCGACGAGGTGGGAGCCCAGACGAGTGAGGTCCGGACGATTCGGGTCAACTGCCAGGTCAACGCGACCCGCTACTCGGTGTTCTCTCGGCTCTTCGAGGGAACCTTCGACTACGAGCCGCCCTCGTCGGGCATCTCGTTCAAGAAGCTGTTCGGTCAGATCGCCGAGAAACTCGTCGAGGAGGACAAGGTACTGGTCGTCGCCTTAGACGACATCAACTACCTCTTCTACGAGAACGAGGCCTCGGACACGCTCTACTCGCTTTTGCGGGCCCACGAGGAGTATCCTGGTGCGAAGATCGGCGTCGCCGTCGTCTCTTCGGACCCCGCACTCGACGTGATCGACGAACTCGACTCTCGGGTCCAGAGCGTCTTTCGGCCGGAGGACGTCTACTTTCCGGTCTACGACCAGCCCGAGATCGTCGATATCCTCGAGGAACGCGTGAACCGCGGCTTCCACGAGGATGTCATCGACCGGGACACGCTGGAGTACGTCGCCGAACTCACCGCCGAAAGCGGCGATCTGCGGGTCGGGATCGACCTGTTGCGTCGGGCCGGACTGAACGCGGAGATGCGGGCCAGCCGCACCGTCGAGCGCCAGGATGTCGAGGACGCCTACGAGAAATCCAAGTACATCAACCTCTCGCGGAGCCTCTCCGGGCTCACCGACACCGAGCAGGCGCTACTCGAGGTCATCGCCGAACACGACGGCGAGCAGGCCGGCGAGGTCTACGAGGTCTTTCACGACCGGACCGACCTCGGCTATACGCGCTACTCCGAAATCGTCAACAAACTCGACCAGCTCGGGCTGATCGACGCTGACTACGCCGAGGTCGATGGCCGCGGCCGCTCGCGGTCGCTCACGCTGTCCTACGAGAAAGACGCAGTGCTCGAGCGCCTCGAGTGA
- a CDS encoding DUF2267 domain-containing protein, whose translation MERAELLERVSDRTAADEQSAADVTRAVLETLGERLSEDEAEDLAAQLPGELSQHLTEGESGQRFSEEEFVSRVDQRMDTVDVPGQEAATTVLGTVLEAVDESERAAVVDQFEHYGFEELLAETDADVDVGDRTPGEY comes from the coding sequence ATGGAACGAGCGGAACTGCTCGAGCGAGTGAGCGACCGGACCGCCGCTGATGAACAATCGGCAGCCGACGTCACGCGGGCGGTCCTCGAGACGCTCGGCGAACGATTGAGTGAGGACGAGGCCGAGGATCTGGCTGCACAGTTGCCGGGAGAGCTGAGCCAGCACCTCACCGAGGGCGAATCGGGCCAGCGCTTCTCCGAGGAAGAGTTCGTCTCTCGGGTCGACCAGCGCATGGACACCGTCGACGTTCCCGGACAGGAGGCGGCGACGACTGTTCTGGGGACGGTCCTCGAGGCGGTCGACGAGAGCGAGCGCGCGGCGGTCGTCGACCAGTTCGAACACTACGGCTTCGAGGAGTTGCTCGCGGAGACGGACGCGGACGTCGACGTGGGTGATCGAACGCCAGGAGAATACTGA